In the Burkholderia multivorans ATCC BAA-247 genome, CGCGAGCCTGCTGCCGTGCCGCGGCCCGGCCGCCCATGCGTTCAACTGGGCGACCAATATCGCGGTCGGCCTGCTGTTCTTCCTGCACGGCGCGAAACTGTCGCGCGAAGCGGTGATCGCCGGTGCGACGCACTGGCGGCTGCACGCGGTCGTGCTGCTCAGCACGTTCGCGCTGTTTCCGCTGCTCGGCCTCGCGCTGAAGCCCGTGCTGCAGCCGCTCGTCACGCCGACGCTGTATGCGGGCGTGCTGTTTCTCTGCACGCTGCCGTCGACGGTGCAATCGTCGATCGCGTTCACGTCGATCGCGAAGGGCAACGTGCCGGCGGCGGTGTGCGCGGCGTCCGCGTCGAGCCTGCTCGGCATTTTCGTGACGCCCGCGCTGGTCGGGCTGATGATCACGTCGCAATCGGCGGCGGCGGCTTCGCCGTGGAGTACGGTCGGCAGCATCGTGATGCAGCTGCTCGTGCCCTTCATCGCCGGCCAGCTGCTACGGCCCGTGATCGGCGGCTGGATCGATCGCAACCGCGGCGTGCTGCGCTTCGTCGACCAGGGCTCGATCCTGCTCGTCGTCTACGTCGCGTTCAGCGAGGCCGTGAATCAGGGGCTCTGGCACCAGATTCCGGCGCACGCGCTCGCCGGCCTCGTCGCGGTGAA is a window encoding:
- a CDS encoding bile acid:sodium symporter family protein, which codes for MARHRFLPDNFTLALIGTVVLASLLPCRGPAAHAFNWATNIAVGLLFFLHGAKLSREAVIAGATHWRLHAVVLLSTFALFPLLGLALKPVLQPLVTPTLYAGVLFLCTLPSTVQSSIAFTSIAKGNVPAAVCAASASSLLGIFVTPALVGLMITSQSAAAASPWSTVGSIVMQLLVPFIAGQLLRPVIGGWIDRNRGVLRFVDQGSILLVVYVAFSEAVNQGLWHQIPAHALAGLVAVNLVLLAIALLLTAFVSKRLGFNRADQITIIFCGSKKSLAAGVPMAKVIFSAQAVGAIVLPLMLFHQIQLMACAALAQRWGARDMSGERDEGDASAAPRTLSAGKR